From a region of the Candida albicans SC5314 chromosome 1, complete sequence genome:
- the ENA2 gene encoding Na(+)-exporting P-type ATPase (Putative sodium transporter; induced by ciclopirox olamine; alkaline induced by Rim101; repressed by high-level peroxide stress; induced in oral candidiasis clinical isolates; possibly essential gene; rat catheter and Spider biofilm induced) has translation MSSTKENSNYASGDTKERANSDLSESDRSTPPRDPNSTFQAYRLTIDEVAQEFNTSIVDGLGAHDAENRIQAYGPNNLGEGDKISYPKILAHQVFNAMILVLIISMIIALAIKDWISGGVIAFVVFLNISVGFVQEVKAEKTMGSLKNLSSPTARVTRNGDDFTIPAEEVVPGDIVHIKVGDTVPADLRLFDCMNLETDEALLTGESLPVAKNFEVVYTDYSVPVPVGDRLNLVYSSSIVSKGRGSGIVFATGLNTEIGAIAQSLKGNSGLIRRVDKSNDRKPQKREYGQAAAGTIYDVVGNILGVTVGTPLQRKLSWLAIFLFCVAVVFAIIVMGSQKFHVNKEVAIYAICVALSMIPSALILVLTITMAVGAQVMVTKNVIVRKFDSLEALGGINDICSDKTGTLTQGKMIAKKVWLPNIGTLDVQNSNEPYNPTVGDVRFAPYSPKFVKETDEEIDFNKPYPDPMPESMHKWLMTATLANIATVNQTKDEDTGELLWKAHGDATEIAIQVFTTRLNYGRESIAQEYEHLAEFPFDSSIKRMSAIYKKDGETRVYTKGAVERLLGLCDYWYGERTEDDYDSQTLVKLTEDDAKLIEENMAALSSQGLRVLAFATKELGDADMNDREQVESHLIFQGLIGIYDPPREESAQSVKSCHKAGINVHMLTGDHPGTAKAIAQEVGILPHNLYHYSEDVVKVMVMSANDFDALTDDEIDNLPVLPLVIARCAPKTKVRMIDALHRRKKFAAMTGDGVNDSPSLKKADVGIAMGLNGSDVAKDASDIVLTDDNFASILNAIEEGRRMSANIQKFVLQLLAENVAQAFYLMIGLAFLDETGYSVFPLSPVEVLWILVVTSTFPAIGLAQNAASDDILEKPPNNTIFTWEVIIDMFAYGVIMAATCLLSFVIVVYGAGNGDLGIDCNATNADKDLCSLVFEGRSTAFASMTWQALILAWECLDPKKSLLLIPFSELWANQFLFWSIVGGFVTVFPVIYIPVINTKVFLHKSITWEWGVAVGTTALFLLGAEAWKWGKRVFARSSKAKNPEYELERNDPFQRYASFSRANTMVV, from the coding sequence ATGTCGCTGACTAAAGAGAATTCGAATTACGCCTCAGGCGATACCAAAGAACGTGCTAACTCAGATTTGTCAGAATCCGACAGATCGACGCCACCAAGAGATCCAAATTCAACATTTCAAGCATACAGATTAACCATCGATGAAGTTGCTCAAGAATTCAATACCTCGATTGTTGATGGTTTAGGAGCACACGACGCTGAAAATCGAATACAAGCATATGGCCCAAACAATTTGGGTGAAGGTGACAAAATATCCTACCCCAAAATTCTTGCTCATCAAGTTTTCAATGCCATGATTTTGGTATTAATCATCAGTATGATAATTGCCCTTGCTATTAAGGATTGGATATCGGGAGGTGTTATTGCATTTGTGGTTTTTCTTAACATATCAGTTGGGTTCGTTCAAGAAGTCAAGGCTGAAAAAACTATGGGAtctttgaagaatttgagTTCCCCAACAGCCAGAGTCACCAGAAATGGTGACGATTTTACAATTCCAGCAGAAGAAGTTGTCCCTGGTGATATTGTCCACATTAAAGTTGGTGATACTGTGCCTGCTGATCTTagattatttgattgtatGAATTTAGAAACCGACGAGGCGTTATTGACTGGTGAATCATTACCTGTTgctaaaaattttgaagttGTTTATACTGACTATTCGGTGCCAGTACCAGTCGGTGATCGTTTAAATTTGgtttattcttcttcaatcGTTTCCAAAGGTAGAGGTTCCGGTATCGTTTTCGCTACGGGATTAAACACAGAAATTGGTGCTATTGCTCAATCCTTGAAAGGAAACTCTGGCTTGATTAGAAGAGTCGACAAATCCAACGACAGAAAACCCCAAAAGAGAGAATATGGTCAAGCTGCCGCTGGCACTATTTATGACGTTGTTGGTAACATCTTGGGTGTCACTGTGGGTACCCCATTGCAAAGAAAGTTATCTTGGTTAGCCATCTTTTTATTCTGCGTTGCAGTAGTTTTCGCTATTATTGTCATGGGATCTCAGAAATTCCACGTTAATAAGGAAGTAGCCATATACGCCATCTGTGTTGCACTTTCAATGATCCCCTCTGCACttattcttgttttgaCAATTACAATGGCAGTTGGAGCACAAGTCATGGTGACAAAAAACGTCATTGTTAGAAAATTTGACTCCTTGGAAGCTTTAGGTGGTATTAATGACATTTGTTCTGATAAAACAGGTACTTTGACTCAAGGTAAAATGATTGCCAAAAAAGTTTGGTTGCCAAATATTGGTACTTTGGATGTACAAAACTCAAATGAACCATACAACCCTACTGTTGGTGATGTTAGATTTGCACCATATTCCCCTAAATTTGTTAAAGAGAccgatgaagaaattgatttcaataaacCGTATCCTGATCCAATGCCTGAATCTATGCACAAATGGTTAATGACTGCCACTTTGGCAAATATTGCTACCGTCAATCAAACCAAAGACGAAGATACTGGAGAATTACTTTGGAAAGCACACGGAGATGCTACTGAAATTGCTATTCAAGTTTTTACTACTCGATTAAACTACGGTCGTGAATCCATAGCTCAAGAATATGAACATTTGGCTGAATTCCCATTTGACTCCTCAATCAAGAGAATGTCTGCCATTTACAAAAAAGATGGCGAGACTAGGGTTTACACCAAAGGTGCTGTTGAAAGACTTCTAGGGTTGTGTGATTACTGGTACGGCGAAAGAACTGAAGACGATTATGATTCTCAAACTTTAGTCAAATTAACTGAAGATGACGCTAAGctaattgaagaaaatatgGCCGCATTATCATCTCAAGGTTTAAGAGTATTGGCATTTGCAACTAAAGAACTTGGCGATGCTGATATGAACGATCGTGAACAAGTTGAATCacatttgattttccaAGGTTTAATTGGTATTTATGACCCACCAAGAGAAGAGTCTGCTCAGTCGGTAAAATCGTGTCACAAGGCTGGTATCAATGTTCATATGCTTACAGGTGATCATCCAGGTACAGCAAAAGCTATTGCTCAAGAAGTTGGTATTTTGCCACACAATTTGTACCATTATAGTGAAGACGTCGTTAAAGTTATGGTCATGAGTGCCAATGACTTTGATGCATTGACTGAcgatgaaattgataatttgcCCGTTTTACCCTTGGTCATTGCCCGTTGTGCACCAAAAACCAAAGTTCGTATGATTGATGCCTTGCACAGAAGAAAGAAGTTTGCTGCTATGACTGGTGACGGTGTCAACGATTCTCCATCTTTGAAGAAAGCTGATGTTGGTATTGCTATGGGATTGAATGGGTCAGATGTCGCTAAAGATGCATCGGACATTGTTTTGACCGATGACAATTTTGCTTCCATTTTGAATGCTATTGAAGAAGGTAGAAGAATGTCTGCTAACATTCAAAAATTCGTGTTGCAATTATTGGCAGAAAATGTTGCTCAAGCgttttatttgatgattggTTTAGCATTTTTGGACGAAACTGGATATTCTGTTTTCCCATTGAGTCCAGTTGAAGTCCTTTGGATTTTGGTGGTTACAAGTACCTTCCCTGCCATTGGTCTTGCTCAAAATGCTGCTTCTGACGATATTTTAGAAAAACCACCAAACAATACTATCTTCACTTGGGAAGTTATCATTGATATGTTTGCATACGGTGTGATTATGGCTGCAACCTGTTTGTTGagttttgttattgttgtatATGGTGCTGGAAATGGTGACTTGGGTATTGATTGTAATGCCACAAATGCTGACAAAGATCTTTGTTCCTTGGTGTTTGAAGGTAGATCCACTGCATTTGCCTCAATGACTTGGCAAGCACTTATATTGGCATGGGAATGTCTCGATCCAAAGAAGTCTCTTTTACTTATTCCTTTCAGTGAACTTTGGGCTAACCAATTTTTATTCTGGTCTATTGTTGGCGGGTTTGTAACGGTGTTCCCAGTTATTTATATTCCTGTCATCAACACTAAGGTATTTTTGCACAAATCAATTACTTGGGAATGGGGGGTTGCTGTTGGTACTACTGCATTGTTCTTGTTGGGAGCAGAAGCTTGGAAATGGGGCAAGCGTGTGTTTGCTCGTAGCTCCAAAGCCAAAAACCCGGAATATGAATTGGAAAGAAACGACCCATTCCAAAGATATGCATCATTTTCTAGAGCCAATACTATGGTTgtataa
- a CDS encoding hexadecenal dehydrogenase (Hexadecenal dehydrogenase; involved in the conversion of sphingosine 1-phosphate breakdown product hexadecenal to hexadecenoic acid; Spider biofilm induced), whose amino-acid sequence MSPPSKIDESFTDIGNTSTSWYTEIKSIEPGVKHLTDSFFTKQKTHDIQFRLNQLRNLYYAVQDNVDALCEALSKDFNRSASETKNLEIVGGLNELVHTIASLHEWVKPEKVTDLPITLKSNPIYIERIPLGVVLIISPFNYPFFLSFSAVVGAIAGGNAVVLKQSELTPNFTRLFSEILTKALDKDIFLAVNGGIPETTELLNQKFDKIMYTGNNTVGTIVAEKAAETLTPVILELGGKSPAFILDDVQDKDIEIIARRIAWGRFTNAGQTCVAVDYVLVPKKLHDKFITALKKVLNEEFYPKLDKTDKTYTHVIHDRAFTNLSKIISTTKGKIIVGGETDPETRYIAPTVIDNVSWDDSSMKGEIFGPILPILTYDKLTDSLRDIIRNHDTPLAQYVFTSGSTSRKYNRQLDQILTTIRSGGLIVNDVLMHVALINAPFGGVGQSGYGSYHGKFSFRSFTHERTTMEQKLWNDFMVKVRYPPYNSNKDNLVRVSQQGYNGKVWFSRTGDVPVAGPGRFFSSWNSFAGVIGLLTEFITNKQ is encoded by the coding sequence ATGTCACCACCTTctaaaattgatgaatctTTTACTGATATCGGTAATACTAGTACTTCTTGGTACACTGAAATCAAAAGTATTGAACCGGGTGTCAAGCATTTAACTGACTCCTTCTTCACCAAGCAAAAGACACATGATATCCAATTCAGATTAAACCAATTAAGAAACCTTTATTATGCTGTCCAAGATAATGTTGATGCTCTTTGCGAAGCCTTGAGCAAAGATTTCAATAGATCTGCCAgtgaaaccaaaaatttggaaattgttGGTGGATTGAATGAATTAGTCCACACCATTGCCAGTTTACACGAATGGGTTAAACCAGAAAAGGTTACCGACTTGCCAATCACTTTAAAATCCAATCctatttatattgaaaGAATCCCATTGGGTgttgttttgattatttcTCCTTTCAATTATCCATTCTTCTTGTCGTTTTCCGCTGTTGTCGGTGCTATTGCTGGTGGTAATGCAGTGGTGTTGAAACAATCGGAATTGACCCCTAATTTCACAAGATTGTTCAGTGAAATTTTGACCAAGGCTTTGGATAAAGATATCTTTTTGGCAGTCAATGGTGGTATCCCAGAAACTACCGAATTATTAAACCAGAagtttgataaaattatgTACACTGGTAACAACACTGTGGGTACTATTGTCGCTGAAAAGGCAGCTGAAACTTTGACTCCAGttattttggaattggGTGGTAAATCTCCTGCATTTATCTTAGACGATGTTCAAGATAAAGATATAGAAATTATTGCCAGAAGAATTGCTTGGGGTAGATTTACTAATGCTGGTCAAACCTGTGTTGCCGTTGACTATGTTTTGGTTCCTAAAAAACTCCATGACAAGTTTATCACtgcattgaaaaaagtgttgaatgaagaattttatCCTAAACTTGACAAAACTGATAAAACTTATACTCATGTTATCCATGACCGTGCCTTTACCAATTTATccaaaataatatcaaCCACCAAAGGTAAAATAATTGTTGGAGGTGAAACTGACCCAGAAACAAGATATATTGCACCAACAGTAATTGATAATGTCTCATGGGACGATTCATCAATGAAAGGTGAAATATTTGGTCCAATTTTGCCAATTTTAACTTATGATAAATTGACTGACTCTCTCAGAGACATTATCAGAAACCATGACACTCCTTTAGCTCAATACGTTTTCACTTCTGGTTCTACTTCTCGTAAATATAACAGACAATTGGATCAAATCTTAACAACTATTAGATCAGGTGGTCTTATTGTTAATGATGTTTTGATGCATGTTGCCTTGATAAATGCTCCATTTGGAGGGGTTGGTCAATCTGGTTATGGCTCTTATCATGGTAAGTTTTCGTTCAGAAGTTTTACTCATGAAAGAACTACAATGGAACAAAAATTATGGAACGATTTCATGGTTAAAGTAAGATACCCTCCATATAACTCAAATAAAGATAACTTGGTAAGAGTTTCGCAACAAGGTTACAATGGTAAGGTTTGGTTTAGTAGAACTGGTGACGTTCCAGTTGCTGGACCAGGTCGTTTCTTTAGTTCTTGGAATTCGTTTGCCGGTGTCATTGGTTTGCTCACTGAGTTCATTaccaacaaacaataa
- the CDC13 gene encoding Cdc13p (Essential protein with similarity to S. cerevisiae Cdc13p, involved in telomere maintenance), whose amino-acid sequence MCFIRKTRKINKQNRARLQKFFFFINTCQLLSLQLHTQLQYEMARDLIKIEDFPEIMDGQKQGPRVGFCGLVVRFYPSRRDYIGMDVTDFTSHPRVCQNQEYYNGGLLLARNELLTIPVKIEALKRIQVSYPGIFGEQYNLAEEYYSASGVLDVHDKLLVVKMTLRTRLYQGFYEPYSYDQEIVDYEYLGNKDRLVVDDLFRNIVSRKEYFSKVSHLAPRLMPAKFLISTGHSSEVSDKVQHLNAISSVPDTKIKSPPHNSQYIHPPDPNTIRSSPTQNLVPDIEHGDFDFCNSSTVGSPEEEQVFTISELKQLDMTIDNKTYMVSCKIIGCFPDDWMYLSGKEMDPKSNTAKDPIIRDLEWIIADANVDERTVLNSENTLSVISPAQDILEFSNYGSVEDFFIGCSGYRKKSNSIFNIPTKLEVRKIEIPINSSTTTVVWSPVESK is encoded by the coding sequence ATGTGCTTTATTAGGAAAACAcgaaaaataaacaaacaaaatagGGCGCGCCttcaaaagtttttttttttcattaacaCTTGTCAACTTTTATCTCTACAATTACATACCCAGCTCCAGTACGAAATGGCTAGggatttaataaaaatagaagaTTTTCCTGAGATAATGGATGGTCAAAAACAAGGCCCAAGAGTAGGCTTCTGTGGATTGGTTGTAAGATTTTATCCTAGCAGGAGAGACTATATTGGTATGGATGTCACTGATTTCACATCACATCCTCGAGTATGCCAAAACCAAGAGTACTATAATGGTGGGTTGTTACTTGCCAGAAACGAATTACTTACTATACCAGTAAAAATTGAGGCACTAAAAAGGATCCAAGTGAGTTACCCAGGAATATTTGGAGAACAATATAACCTTGCAGAGGAATATTATTCAGCCAGTGGTGTACTAGATGTACATGACAAACTCTTGGTGGTTAAGATGACCTTGAGGACCAGACTATATCAAGGATTTTATGAGCCGTATTCATATGATCAGGAGATTGTTGATTATGAATATTTGGGCAACAAAGACAGACTCGTGGTAGATGATTTATTCCGAAACATTGTTTCCCGtaaagaatatttttcaaaagtcTCTCACTTGGCTCCTAGGCTTATGCCCgcaaaatttttgatttcaacaGGCCATTCTTCCGAAGTTAGCGATAAAGTACAACATTTGAATGCCATATCATCAGTTCCCGACACGAAAATCAAGAGTCCACCCCATAATTCACAGTATATTCATCCTCCTGATCCAAATACTATAAGATCGTCTCCAACCCAGAATCTAGTTCCCGATATAGAACATGGCGATTTTGATTTCTGCAATAGTTCCACAGTGGGGTCtccagaagaagaacagGTTTTTACTATTTCAGAGTTAAAACAATTGGACATGACTATTGACAACAAAACATATATGGTAAGTTGCAAAATTATTGGTTGCTTTCCCGACGATTGGATGTATCTTTCAGGAAAAGAAATGGACCCCAAATCAAACACAGCCAAAGACCCAATCATTCGAGATCTAGAATGGATTATTGCTGACGCCAATGTGGATGAACGCACAGTGTTGAATTCTGAAAATACCCTAAGTGTGATTCTGCCAGCACAAGATATATTagagttttcaaattatggGTCTGTCGaagatttttttatagGCTGCTCCGGTTATAGAAAAAAACTGAACAGTATCTTTAACATACCAACAAAGTTGGAAGTTAGAAAGATCGAAATACCTATTAATTCAAGCACCACAACTGTTGTCTGGAGTCCTGTTGAGAGTAAATAA
- a CDS encoding uncharacterized protein (Protein of unknown function), giving the protein MPFSRTFATKSTIKNALSLEEFLFRSRAISIYRELCREIYKTHERQDLMRFLRDEFKVNSKQSDLQYRKYLLSQALNTINQMTASLGITIKKNL; this is encoded by the coding sequence ATGCCATTTAGTCGAACATTTGCTACAAAGAGTACAATAAAAAATGCCTTGTCATTAGAGGAATTTCTATTTAGAAGCCGAGCTATATCAATATATCGCGAATTGTGTCGAGAAATATACAAGACTCATGAACGTCAAGATTTGATGAGATTCCTACGTGACGAATTTAAAGTCAATTCCAAACAATCTGATTTGCAGTAcagaaaatatttattatcacAAGCATTGAACACTATTAATCAAATGACTGCTAGTCTAGGAATAActataaagaaaaatctaTAG
- a CDS encoding uncharacterized protein (Ortholog(s) have peptide alpha-N-acetyltransferase activity and role in N-terminal peptidyl-methionine acetylation, cytoskeleton organization, mitochondrion inheritance, regulation of actin cytoskeleton organization), protein MATERDQEIIDFIDQGNYTYAQSLITKKLAKSPQKLFYHVLQNEIHLKSGQRELAIKKNLELLNRYPNDPLTIEKLSDFFSKMEMEKESSLVYENAIKKYPVSTETLCLSWFDNSIEKYDFKVFNRIFMYLNKNGKSRLHTLWYAFSFHLLLQEGETDKASLYNSLGKKLMEGLQPFENTQEIYVYTLFLSSKEIEQVLSGVTLPLDLELKLLYMKAMKENASFEALHAYTEKLLFKEKFDDFDTWKLWILSGKEIGKSFEELDQKLTSPTRNISLLKIELDILYSRNIETSVENYYQKFNTKLCCYADLSQYELPTSFIGSLKNSTSEENLITVVNNRKFVNQTDNWDVYERFSTKEGAEYDSNPVNELTLRTIVSDLDSSPQNTIKNIVLLKHLLEQDKYNYKLKLWLMKLYSQLNTNDLIFPIYNGLKIRMTQHETLNYYLTTTNPSKINLDAWVDIYRFYLTSKQEIKESIIQGFDNGVFNKLEGFINFSKRMQNSISLNFTVAKILQISTILGTDGYLNYFIHYLKTNEALIVSDYTDNRDFKSEWNGLEKIDCIDVPVNDVATKLKLLVYSIVFEDQDASRLLKVFNKITSNAKFSVFDNLLYKLYFNLLKITKTKLNPQETQSLYNYLQKNLKTDKLKILIPENLLSGELTQNLTNLVEFIKIVKLLAKRHPSSYMNQLVNLVKPFGKEFKNLKLVQRQHEIIDSMDFEPPISVDISQTKLEIKSSIEDCVVALLNSL, encoded by the coding sequence ATGGCAACTGAAAGAGATCAAGAAATAATTGACTTTATAGACCAAGGTAACTATACCTATGCACAGTCTTTAATAACTAAAAAACTTGCCAAATCTCCTCAAAAGTTGTTTTATCATGTTCTACAGAATGAAATACATCTCAAAAGCGGTCAACGAGAATTGGcaataaaaaagaatttggaATTGTTGAACAGATACCCTAATGACCCTTTGactattgaaaaattgagtGATTTTTTCAGTAAAATGGAGATGGAAAAAGAGTCCAGTTTGGTGTATGAGAATGCAATCAAAAAGTACCCTGTATCTACGGAAACTCTATGTTTGAGTTGGTTTGACAACTCGATTGAAAAGTATGATTTCAAAGTATTTAACCGTATTTTCAtgtatttgaataaaaatgGAAAGTCAAGGTTACATACATTATGGTATGCATTTAGTTTCCATTTGTTATTGCAAGAAGGTGAGACTGACAAAGCAAGTTTGTATAATTCTTTGGGTAAGAAACTAATGGAGGGTTTACAACCATTTGAAAACACACAAGAAATCTACGTATACACATTGTTTTTGAGTTCTAAAGAAATTGAGCAAGTGTTGAGTGGAGTCACTTTACCGTTGGATCTTGAGTTGAAGCTTTTGTATATGAAAGCGATGAAAGAAAATGCTAGTTTTGAAGCATTGCATGCATATACAGAGAAATTGCTTTTCAAAGAAAAGTTTGACGATTTTGATACTTGGAAATTATGGATTTTGTCAGGTAAAGAGATTGGCAAATCGTTCGAGGAATTGGATCAAAAATTGACCCTGCCAACAAGAAATATATCGTTGTTGAAAATCGAGTTGGATATATTGTACTCTAGGAATATCGAAACCAGTGTCGAGAACTACTACCAAAAATTCAACACTAAATTGTGTTGCTATGCTGATCTTTCTCAGTATGAACTACCAACTAGTTTTATTGGTAGTCTTAAGAATTCAACTTCGGAGGAAAACTTAATTACCGTAGTCAACAACAGAAAGTTTGTGAATCAAACAGATAACTGGGATGTTTATGAAAGGttttcaacaaaagaagGAGCTGAGTATGATAGTAATCCAGTTAATGAATTGACATTACGAACAATTGTCTCAGATTTGGACTCTTCTCCTCAAAACACAATCAAGAATATTGTCCTTCTCAAGCATTTACTAGAACAAGACAAGTACAActataaattgaaattatggTTAATGAAACTTTACTCCCAATTAAATACAAACGATTTGATTTTCCCCATTTACAACGGACTAAAGATCAGGATGACCCAGCATGAGACATTGAATTACTATTTGACAACCACTAACCCTTCAAAAATCAACCTTGATGCATGGGTTGATATCTACAGATTTTATCTTACATCgaaacaagaaatcaagGAGAGCATTATTCAAGGGTTTGACAACGGGGTGTTTAATAAACTTGAAGGGTTTATTAATTTCTCCAAGCGCATGCAAAAttctatttctttaaattttaCAGTGGCTAAAATTCTCCAAATATCGACAATCCTCGGTACTGATGGCTACTTGAATTATTTCATTCATTATCTTAAAACTAACGAAGCTTTGATAGTTTCTGACTACACTGACAATCGTGACTTTAAGTCGGAATGGAATGGGTTAGAAAAAATAGATTGCATTGATGTTCCCGTGAACGATGTCGCcacaaaattaaaactcTTGGTTTACTCTATAGTATTCGAAGATCAAGACGCAAGCAGATTATTGAAggttttcaacaaaattacTTCCAACGCAAAGTTCTCTGTGTTCGACAATTTgttatataaattatactttaatttgttgaagattACAAAAACTAAATTGAATCCACAAGAGACACAATCATTGTACAATTATTTAcagaaaaatttgaaaactgataaattgaaaatattgataccagaaaatttattatcgGGGGAATTGACTCAAAATTTAACCAATCTTGTCgaatttataaaaatcGTTAAGCTTCTTGCTAAAAGGCATCCTTCGTCATATATGAACCAGTTGGTTAACCTAGTGAAACCTTTTGGcaaagaattcaaaaatctAAAACTAGTACAAAGGCAACACGAgattattgattcaatgGATTTTGAACCACCAATTTCTGTGGATATTTCTCAAACCAAGcttgaaattaaaagttCTATTGAAGATTGTGTTGTCGCCTTACTTAATAGCCTAtag
- the SVF1 gene encoding Svf1p (Putative survival factor; stationary phase enriched protein; fluconazole-induced; regulated by Gcn4p; repressed in response to amino acid starvation (3-AT treatment); fungal-specific (no human or murine homolog)) — translation MLKWVQSGLSAVAGTAEPEYGPDAIQPITKRIFDTNNGKIYRATEPKDFEWLSPNYTNVETQTFYFTDLSNGNIGFAQIIHSNVMGLTTTAQFTFRLYNVKDKSINLWTSTKLEDFEIKDSNFYAKDLSLELKDNKVYKLKSSVNKESIVEFEMERLTDGVIFGDDGMSFYGEDPEQPWGSMRHVFWPRCKVNGTITTADNKVIEINNGLTMFVMALQGMKPHHAAKSWNFMNFQSANHSAVQMEFTTPKSYGTTKVNIGIVTDNEKILIASIDNQVVHSDTKFDDVGGWDVPQKIEFNYIDGKDKDKQVASVSGNLSQLVERVDVMAEIPQFVKNIVSGVAGARPYIYQYANEFTIDINNGDGEKVKEDGVGFTEVTFISD, via the coding sequence ATGCTTAAATGGGTACAATCAGGACTTTCTGCCGTTGCAGGGACAGCAGAACCAGAATATGGACCTGATGCAATTCAGCCCATCACCAAAAGAATCTTTGATACCAACAATGGAAAAATCTATCGTGCCACTGAACCAAAGGATTTCGAATGGCTTTCTCCAAATTATACCAATGTTGAAACTCAAACATTTTATTTCACCGATTTGAGCAATGGGAATATTGGATTTGCACAAATTATTCATTCGAATGTCATGGGGTTGACAACAACTGCCCAATTCACTTTTAGATTATATAACGTCAAAGATAAAAGTATTAATTTATGGACATCGACTAAATTGGAggattttgaaatcaagGATAGCAATTTCTACGCTAAGGATTTGAGtttagaattgaaagataATAAAGTGTATAAGTTAAAGAGTTCAGTTAACAAGGAATCCATCGTTGAGTTTGAAATGGAAAGATTGACTGATGGGGTTATATTTGGTGATGATGGTATGTCATTCTACGGCGAAGATCCTGAACAACCATGGGGTTCAATGAGACATGTATTCTGGCCAAGATGTAAGGTCAATGGTACCATAACCACTGCTGACAACAAGGTGattgaaatcaacaatGGATTAACAATGTTTGTTATGGCATTACAAGGAATGAAACCTCACCATGCTGCCAAATCATGGAACTTTATGAACTTTCAATCAGCCAATCACTCTGCAGTGCAAATGGAATTCACCACCCCAAAATCTTATGGCACTACAAAAGTCAATATTGGTATTGTTACcgataatgaaaaaattttgattgcCAGTATAGATAATCAAGTTGTTCATTCAGATACCAAATTTGATGACGTCGGTGGTTGGGACGTGCcacaaaaaattgaattcaattacATTGATGGCaaagataaagataaacaaGTTGCTAGTGTATCTGGTAATTTGAGCCAGTTGGTTGAAAGAGTCGACGTTATGGCTGAAATTCCTCAGTTTgttaaaaatattgttaGTGGTGTAGCTGGAGCCAGACCTTATATCTACCAATACGCCAACGAATTTACAATCGACATTAataatggtgatggtgaAAAAGTGAAAGAAGATGGGGTCGGATTTACTGAAGTTACCTTTATTTCCGACTAA